DNA sequence from the Teretinema zuelzerae genome:
ACTCTATCCCCCTCATGCTGTGTTATTTCTGTATTACACATTCCCTGCTCATCGAAGAGTATATTGTGTAAGAAATTCTGAAACTGGGAAAAGCTCTTTACCTGGCTTATCCATGCCAGTATCGATACTATTTAAGCAGTATGCCTCTCGGGTTGATAAAACAAAACGCGCAGTCTCATATCTTCGGGAACACTATCCTGATTATACATATTCATTATCTGATTCGTTTTATACACGACTTGGAATACACTTGCTCACAAAAGGCAAGCTATCGTATGAAGCGATTGATTCATTACTTCAAAGGAGTCTTTCTCATGGATGTTTTACTCACACCTGATGTTATATCTCGTCTTGATATTGCAAGTGTATCAATTCATAGTACGAACACAATACAACCTTCCGTTGTATTTGCTTTTTCAAAATCTCATATCTCGTTCATTTCAAAAGAAAAGCCAGATCAATTCATTGATCCCACCTTCGTGAAGATTACAACCAGATTGGATTCATTTTCACTTCCGGTATCATATGAAACGACTATGCAAACAAAAACAAGACATTGGATATTCACCTTTTCTTATTCACCGGACACAATCGAGCCGCCTTTGCATGATACATGGATGACCCTTCTCGATATTACACACGTTCAGCGGTTGCGCGCCGATGTACGCGTGAGCGCATCTAAGAAGAATATAGATGCGCTTCGCATGAATCCAATGGCGACTGAAGTCTTTTTTCATGAAACAAAATTGGATTGTTCTATACAGAATATTTCTTTTTCAGGAGCACGATTGCTATGCATTGAAAACAACTTGATCGAAGGCGACGACAAGCTAGTACTTAAAATTCCATTTACGTCTCCCAGTGAAATTGCAACCCTTCGCGCTGTCGTATTGCGAAAACAGATAATTGATATTGCCGGAACTTCTTGTGTTGATATTGCGGTACGTTTTTTTGAACCAATCGATTTAGTACTTCGCTCACGTCTTGCCGACTACTTTCAAAAACAATCTATCGAGAATTAGCTTCATGTGAAGCTAATTCTCTCAAGCCATAAATTAGCTTCACATGAAGCTAATTAACTGAGACCGATTAAGCCCTGAACACTCTGGTTCAGGGCTTTTTTTTCTTCTAAACTTGTCTAGCTCTCTCTAATCATAACTTTTCTGGTGTGTGGTACAAATAAGTCCATACCATACAAGGAAATATATCGCAAGTGTGGTACTAATGAATCTATGTGGTACAGATATATCTATATATAACAAAGAATTAACCCGCCTTGTACCACGCCCTTTATCTTGCCCTGTATGCGGGCCAGTAGGATATCATTGACAAGCCCACATCTTCTTCATTGATGAGAATTAGCTTCATGTGAAGCTAATTTAATTAGTAGCTTGATAACCTCGAATTTGGGAAAATAGCTTCATGTGAGGCTAATTCTTTCTTGTCTGTCGCGGAACTTAATTTTTGCTCTAGATACTATCCACATGAGGGAGGCCATTAAAGAGCCGGACGATTGTGGATAGTATCTCGCATGCTACTATGATTTTTTTGTATAGAAGATTAAGCAGCAGGGCAACAGGTGTTATAAACACCTGTTGCAAAAGAAATATATGATTCTATTTTTCCGTTCTTAGTAATGAAGTTGAAATCCACGCAGTGCCAGCAAATAACTCTTCCGACTCA
Encoded proteins:
- a CDS encoding PilZ domain-containing protein is translated as MDVLLTPDVISRLDIASVSIHSTNTIQPSVVFAFSKSHISFISKEKPDQFIDPTFVKITTRLDSFSLPVSYETTMQTKTRHWIFTFSYSPDTIEPPLHDTWMTLLDITHVQRLRADVRVSASKKNIDALRMNPMATEVFFHETKLDCSIQNISFSGARLLCIENNLIEGDDKLVLKIPFTSPSEIATLRAVVLRKQIIDIAGTSCVDIAVRFFEPIDLVLRSRLADYFQKQSIEN